The following proteins come from a genomic window of Paenibacillus spongiae:
- a CDS encoding cohesin domain-containing protein → MLRRKLAVSFISISLLLSSLTGAVALAGEPDVRSAADTFPIGIFWPPGPQETSFGKYEEIKDMNANFIVAGNGLVDPGGIDPALVQADANGLSMLVGDWNLSWRSDFVKQPDTDSFIPISNHDTIGQTFTSPSGTGYYLGYVALTIEPEASPASGTLTLKLYDNAAKTTQLGSAQIPVPTASSRAVFGFGIPAAGNQSYYMEVTESPGGTYGNVAIQSSDVYSGGEMYTGGAALAKDLAFEIHFEQFAYNDGRRPSDATLDAIAAHYSAKPAVLGYSLYDEPSADKMARLEEISRRLRVNDPNRISFVNLLPNYASYTQLFGTTPNDGNWVTASNTMGQTFKTGVNESYISTIQLWIDPVQWTTDEQLTLTLWDSPAKTAAVATTTMSGTGYSWPQFTLNTPVTPDTSYYMELTHAGGGDGSVGWVVHSGIGNKAFYNGTAYINGSSIQADLWYTINQNLQAGTYEDYVYRWVRSNPDVLVYDHYPFRVNNGFSSGYYENMEVVRRQSLAGDVDFWTYIQSVGIDNYLRPPTKADLNYHIYTSLAYGAKGYIYFTYTTPQNQGAEQFSQGLILPDGTKNISYDWAKDINAEVLNLGPTLLKLTSQDVYHAETDVLPAGTTALPSAFFWQPSGTDERMPMIVSSFLDENGRQYVMVVNKDLEQSHSQSFTLSNGAQTVTEVSKASGLETATDYDTATGTLSSGFAPGEGRLYALDFTPVSSGPEALLTGTAPVQAGKKFTLAYELNSLSEDIFAQDVKLHYDPSAAQFVSAKPAADGVKLVRTVKEPGGKLRFILASEGANHPVTGQAAILNLTFKAKNSLSSSADSVSLSSAVLGSAQGTEIQAAKSSPSAQDSAERHRNSDADINQDGIVSVGDLAMAAANYGKSKRSSDWEQVKRADVRSNGKIDEKDLEDIAKSMG, encoded by the coding sequence GTGTTGCGGAGAAAATTGGCTGTATCCTTCATTTCGATCAGCTTATTGCTGTCATCTCTTACAGGTGCCGTTGCTCTAGCCGGGGAACCGGATGTACGGTCTGCGGCGGATACGTTCCCGATCGGCATCTTCTGGCCTCCTGGCCCCCAAGAAACCTCATTTGGCAAGTACGAAGAAATTAAAGACATGAATGCGAATTTCATCGTGGCCGGCAATGGGCTAGTTGACCCCGGAGGTATCGATCCCGCATTGGTGCAAGCCGATGCTAACGGTCTATCGATGCTGGTTGGCGACTGGAATTTATCCTGGCGCTCCGATTTCGTCAAGCAGCCGGATACCGACAGCTTCATACCGATCAGCAATCACGATACTATTGGCCAAACGTTCACCTCCCCAAGCGGGACAGGATACTATCTGGGGTATGTTGCCCTTACAATTGAGCCTGAAGCGAGTCCGGCTAGCGGTACGCTCACGCTCAAGCTGTACGACAATGCGGCGAAGACGACCCAGCTTGGCAGTGCGCAGATTCCGGTTCCAACCGCATCAAGCCGTGCCGTGTTCGGTTTCGGGATTCCCGCAGCCGGGAACCAGTCCTACTACATGGAGGTAACCGAAAGTCCAGGCGGTACCTATGGGAATGTCGCCATCCAATCGAGCGATGTCTATTCCGGCGGCGAAATGTATACGGGCGGAGCTGCATTAGCCAAGGACTTGGCTTTCGAAATACACTTCGAGCAGTTCGCTTACAATGACGGCAGAAGACCGTCGGATGCGACTTTGGATGCCATTGCCGCCCATTATAGCGCGAAGCCGGCCGTTCTCGGCTATAGTCTCTACGATGAGCCGAGTGCCGATAAGATGGCTCGGCTGGAGGAAATCTCACGACGCCTGCGGGTGAATGATCCAAATCGGATCTCATTCGTCAATCTGCTGCCGAATTATGCTTCCTACACCCAGCTCTTCGGTACGACTCCGAATGACGGGAATTGGGTGACAGCAAGTAATACAATGGGTCAGACATTCAAGACGGGCGTGAACGAATCGTACATTTCCACCATTCAGCTATGGATCGATCCTGTTCAGTGGACGACGGATGAGCAGCTCACGCTTACGCTCTGGGATTCCCCGGCCAAAACGGCGGCAGTCGCCACGACTACGATGTCGGGAACAGGCTACAGTTGGCCTCAGTTTACGCTGAATACGCCGGTCACGCCGGATACGAGCTATTATATGGAGCTGACGCATGCAGGCGGAGGCGACGGGTCGGTAGGCTGGGTCGTCCATTCGGGCATCGGGAACAAAGCTTTTTACAACGGTACGGCTTATATCAATGGATCTTCCATTCAAGCGGATTTATGGTATACGATCAATCAGAACCTTCAGGCCGGGACGTATGAGGATTATGTTTACCGATGGGTGAGATCGAATCCGGATGTGCTCGTCTACGATCATTATCCGTTCCGCGTCAATAACGGCTTCAGCAGCGGGTATTACGAGAATATGGAAGTCGTAAGACGGCAGTCGTTAGCCGGAGATGTTGATTTCTGGACGTATATTCAATCGGTCGGGATCGACAATTATTTGCGCCCTCCGACGAAGGCGGATCTGAACTATCACATCTATACCAGTCTGGCTTACGGGGCCAAGGGGTATATCTATTTCACCTATACGACCCCTCAGAATCAAGGTGCGGAGCAGTTCAGCCAAGGTCTGATTTTGCCGGATGGCACCAAGAATATCTCCTATGACTGGGCGAAGGACATCAATGCGGAAGTGCTGAATCTTGGCCCGACGCTGCTGAAGCTTACATCACAGGATGTTTATCACGCGGAGACTGATGTACTTCCGGCAGGAACGACCGCGCTGCCGTCTGCATTCTTCTGGCAGCCGTCCGGCACCGATGAGCGGATGCCGATGATCGTCTCCTCCTTCCTTGATGAGAATGGCCGGCAATATGTGATGGTGGTGAACAAAGATCTGGAGCAGTCCCATTCGCAGAGCTTTACGCTGTCGAACGGCGCTCAGACGGTCACAGAGGTTTCCAAAGCTAGCGGTCTTGAAACTGCAACCGACTATGATACGGCAACCGGAACGTTGTCCTCCGGGTTTGCACCGGGAGAGGGCAGGCTGTATGCACTCGATTTCACACCGGTAAGCAGCGGTCCCGAGGCCTTGTTAACGGGCACGGCTCCGGTTCAAGCAGGGAAGAAGTTCACGCTTGCTTATGAACTTAATAGCTTGTCAGAGGATATATTCGCTCAGGACGTGAAGCTGCATTACGATCCGTCTGCCGCTCAGTTTGTCTCCGCAAAGCCGGCAGCGGATGGAGTCAAGCTTGTCCGGACAGTCAAGGAGCCAGGTGGTAAGCTTCGTTTCATTCTGGCTAGCGAAGGAGCCAATCATCCGGTTACGGGGCAGGCGGCGATACTGAATCTGACCTTCAAAGCAAAGAATAGCTTGTCTTCATCCGCTGATTCCGTATCGCTGTCAAGCGCAGTGCTGGGAAGCGCACAGGGGACCGAAATCCAGGCGGCAAAGTCGTCGCCTTCTGCACAGGATTCGGCGGAACGGCATCGGAATTCGGATGCCGACATCAACCAGGACGGAATTGTGTCCGTCGGCGATCTTGCTATGGCAGCAGCGAATTATGGGAAGAGCAAGAGGAGCTCCGATTGGGAGCAAGTGAAGCGAGCGGATGTGCGTAGCAACGGAAAGATCGATGAGAAGGATCTGGAGGATATTGCAAAATCCATGGGTTAA
- a CDS encoding metal-dependent hydrolase: MKGSTHLTIGVVIGLAAAAYYPFTPKSAALYVAVAGFSALSADLDGTNMLSSKLGKASKLLREFGLWGGILLALGIAYYYYAQQVFHRELALVAVIAFLLGFITKEGIIRNALVSLIGAGLLYWGWVTELNWLMGFGLFVAWVPWLNHRGMTHTVWALAAWAAIGSGLENHLQQEGIMVVATAGYLSHLIADTLTPAGVKWLYPLYKKSIKFPL; encoded by the coding sequence ATGAAAGGATCAACGCATCTAACGATAGGCGTCGTGATCGGACTGGCCGCAGCGGCTTATTACCCGTTCACGCCCAAGAGCGCGGCCTTATATGTAGCGGTTGCAGGCTTCTCCGCGCTTAGTGCGGATCTGGACGGGACGAACATGCTCAGCAGCAAGCTGGGCAAAGCATCCAAGCTGCTGCGTGAATTCGGCTTGTGGGGCGGAATTCTACTGGCGCTTGGCATCGCCTACTACTATTACGCGCAGCAAGTGTTTCACCGCGAGCTCGCTCTCGTTGCCGTAATCGCCTTCCTCCTCGGCTTCATTACGAAGGAAGGCATCATCCGCAACGCTCTCGTAAGCCTAATCGGAGCCGGGCTGCTCTATTGGGGCTGGGTCACGGAGCTGAATTGGTTAATGGGCTTTGGATTGTTTGTAGCCTGGGTGCCTTGGCTGAACCATCGGGGAATGACCCATACCGTCTGGGCATTGGCGGCTTGGGCCGCGATCGGCTCCGGACTGGAGAATCACCTTCAACAGGAAGGGATCATGGTTGTCGCTACCGCAGGCTATCTATCGCACTTGATTGCAGACACTTTGACGCCCGCAGGAGTCAAGTGGCTGTATCCCCTTTACAAGAAATCGATCAAGTTCCCTCTCTAG
- a CDS encoding transglycosylase domain-containing protein, which translates to MQPKGNIPEIKKQNTTNPIVNRGGRKRSGRKRAGRKRPAWQTFLWAAAILGIAALAAGWIAFRILVGAQDVSQLDEPLPASTVLYDRSGKEVSRLSPNEIQAVAYDKMPQTLIDAVTAVEDKRYFEHQGMDMWAIGRAFYANLTAGGTVQGGSTITQQLAKNVFLTHERTWTRKWNEVLLAKKIEENYDKRKIMELYLNQIYFGEGAWGIKRAAETYFNKTVDQLTLPESAMLAGLIRAPSALTPYKHPKKAKERRDLVLSLMHEQGKITKAEYDIASRDPVKLRGVKANKSGAMKYPYYVDQVIREAGALYGLTENEVLHGGLRIYTALDTGMQEAAQKVYANKALFPQSKPDQLIQSGTVLVDPRDGGIRAIIGGRGDQPFRGFNRASQLKRQPGSTMKPIAAYTPALERGYRPSDTLVDEPVDFGGYRPKNAGGTYHGEVSLYEALVHSYNVPAVKLLNEIGIDAGLEAAERFGIELTDGDRTLGLALGGLQEGVSPLDMAEAFGVYANEGARIPAHTIIRIESADGVVLADAGGLAAEQVIEPEIAHTMTAMLEGVVREGTGQAAAIAGRQVAGKTGTTEMPGTSGSGAKDNWFVGYTPQLVGAVWIGYDKTDSAHYLTTTSKAAAAVFQALMTEALDGEPVLAFPAAKGMNVKGKKDGAKYNDDDDDEKQEKKDKKDKKDKHKDKEDKKKDNRNDKDKENGKGRDKEDRSDRGKKNDND; encoded by the coding sequence ATGCAGCCGAAAGGGAACATTCCCGAAATTAAGAAGCAAAATACAACGAATCCAATTGTCAATCGGGGAGGGAGGAAGAGGTCCGGTAGGAAGAGGGCCGGAAGGAAAAGGCCGGCATGGCAGACCTTCTTGTGGGCAGCTGCGATCCTCGGAATCGCTGCTTTGGCGGCTGGTTGGATCGCCTTCCGTATTCTGGTCGGGGCGCAGGATGTCAGCCAGCTCGACGAGCCCCTTCCTGCATCGACAGTATTATATGACCGCAGCGGCAAGGAAGTCAGCCGTCTTTCGCCGAACGAGATTCAAGCCGTAGCCTACGATAAGATGCCGCAGACGCTGATCGATGCCGTGACGGCGGTCGAAGATAAACGGTACTTCGAGCATCAGGGGATGGACATGTGGGCGATCGGCCGCGCATTTTATGCGAATCTGACAGCAGGCGGAACCGTTCAAGGCGGGAGCACCATTACGCAGCAGCTGGCGAAGAACGTCTTTCTGACCCATGAGCGTACATGGACCCGCAAGTGGAACGAGGTTCTCTTAGCCAAAAAGATCGAAGAAAATTATGATAAGCGCAAAATCATGGAGCTCTATCTCAATCAGATTTACTTCGGCGAAGGAGCATGGGGGATTAAGCGCGCTGCCGAAACCTATTTCAACAAAACGGTCGATCAGCTGACGCTTCCCGAATCGGCCATGCTGGCCGGTCTCATCCGGGCACCGTCCGCTCTGACGCCTTACAAGCACCCCAAGAAAGCGAAGGAACGGCGGGATCTTGTTCTAAGCCTCATGCATGAGCAAGGGAAAATTACGAAGGCTGAATATGACATTGCTTCCCGTGATCCCGTGAAGCTGCGCGGCGTGAAAGCGAATAAGTCAGGTGCCATGAAATATCCGTATTACGTCGATCAAGTGATACGAGAAGCGGGTGCCTTGTATGGATTGACGGAGAATGAAGTGCTTCATGGCGGACTGAGGATCTATACCGCATTGGACACGGGCATGCAGGAGGCTGCGCAGAAGGTATATGCCAACAAGGCTTTGTTCCCGCAGAGCAAGCCGGATCAATTGATTCAGAGCGGCACCGTTCTTGTCGATCCGCGCGATGGGGGAATACGCGCCATAATCGGCGGCCGGGGCGATCAGCCTTTCCGCGGCTTTAATCGCGCATCGCAGTTAAAACGTCAGCCCGGTTCGACGATGAAACCGATCGCCGCCTATACACCTGCATTGGAACGAGGCTACCGTCCTTCCGATACGCTGGTGGACGAGCCTGTCGATTTCGGCGGCTATCGGCCGAAGAATGCCGGAGGTACGTATCATGGCGAGGTATCCTTATACGAAGCGCTCGTTCATTCTTACAATGTACCCGCCGTTAAGCTGTTGAACGAGATTGGAATCGATGCCGGATTGGAAGCGGCGGAACGGTTCGGAATCGAGCTGACCGACGGGGACCGCACGCTGGGGCTTGCCCTTGGCGGCTTGCAGGAAGGCGTGTCGCCGCTGGATATGGCAGAGGCATTCGGCGTTTATGCCAATGAAGGGGCGCGAATTCCGGCCCATACGATTATTCGCATCGAATCTGCGGACGGGGTCGTACTCGCAGATGCCGGCGGCCTGGCCGCAGAGCAAGTCATCGAACCTGAGATTGCCCATACGATGACTGCGATGCTTGAAGGGGTTGTACGCGAAGGTACAGGGCAAGCGGCGGCTATTGCCGGCCGGCAGGTAGCCGGTAAGACAGGCACGACGGAGATGCCTGGTACAAGCGGCAGCGGGGCGAAGGACAACTGGTTCGTCGGGTATACGCCCCAGCTTGTGGGAGCGGTATGGATCGGCTACGACAAGACCGATAGCGCTCACTACTTGACGACAACCTCCAAGGCGGCGGCCGCTGTATTCCAGGCTTTGATGACCGAAGCGCTTGACGGGGAGCCTGTACTTGCTTTTCCTGCCGCGAAGGGCATGAACGTCAAAGGGAAGAAGGATGGCGCTAAGTACAATGACGATGACGATGATGAGAAGCAAGAGAAGAAAGACAAGAAGGACAAGAAGGACAAGCATAAGGACAAGGAAGACAAGAAGAAGGATAACCGCAATGATAAAGACAAAGAGAATGGCAAGGGCCGGGATAAGGAAGACCGGTCCGATCGAGGGAAGAAGAACGACAATGATTAA
- a CDS encoding GNAT family N-acetyltransferase, translated as MIRACNERDVETIYAIINDAAIAYDGVIPEDCYHAPYMGLEELKREISDGVRFWGYGEDGELLGVMGMQEKGDVSLIRHAYVRTKRRGGGIGGQLLRSIVSQTDKPILIGTWEAAAWAISFYKRNGFQIVSSEEKEVLLRKYWKVSARQIETSVVLCNSSFHNEMRQS; from the coding sequence ATGATACGAGCATGTAACGAACGTGATGTGGAGACGATCTATGCGATTATCAATGACGCGGCGATTGCTTATGATGGCGTAATTCCTGAGGATTGCTACCATGCCCCCTATATGGGCTTAGAGGAACTGAAGAGGGAGATCAGTGACGGTGTCCGGTTTTGGGGCTATGGGGAAGATGGAGAGCTGCTGGGCGTGATGGGAATGCAGGAAAAAGGCGATGTCTCGCTAATCAGGCATGCCTATGTGAGAACGAAGAGGCGGGGTGGAGGGATCGGCGGTCAATTGCTGCGGTCAATCGTCAGTCAAACCGATAAGCCTATCCTGATCGGGACTTGGGAAGCGGCTGCTTGGGCAATTTCCTTCTATAAGCGTAATGGATTTCAGATCGTCTCCAGCGAGGAGAAAGAAGTGCTGCTGCGCAAATATTGGAAGGTCTCAGCGCGGCAAATCGAGACTTCGGTGGTATTGTGCAATAGCTCCTTCCATAACGAAATGAGGCAGTCTTGA
- a CDS encoding NUDIX domain-containing protein — protein MRKNLPIRTAARAVIIRDDKLLVLRRSGIQGEFFVLPGGGQEHGESIRETLVREVFEEVSLRVEPEELLFINEFIGSKHSAFPEQERDVHQLDFTFLCKVEGNEEAKIGQTPDVHQTGIAWIPLSEIMSYDLHPKEDLNFIMGAPTRDVLKAWLSNRERYQPPILI, from the coding sequence ATGCGGAAGAATCTTCCGATTCGAACGGCTGCCCGTGCTGTAATCATTCGTGACGATAAGCTGTTAGTGCTTCGAAGATCAGGTATTCAAGGAGAGTTTTTTGTCCTGCCAGGCGGGGGCCAAGAACATGGGGAATCGATACGGGAAACTTTAGTAAGAGAAGTATTCGAGGAAGTAAGCCTTCGTGTAGAACCTGAAGAGCTGCTCTTCATTAATGAGTTTATTGGAAGCAAACACTCGGCTTTCCCCGAACAAGAACGCGACGTACACCAATTGGATTTCACGTTCTTGTGCAAGGTTGAAGGTAACGAAGAGGCCAAGATCGGACAGACTCCAGATGTGCATCAAACAGGAATCGCATGGATTCCATTGTCCGAAATTATGAGTTACGATTTGCACCCTAAGGAAGATCTAAACTTTATCATGGGAGCACCGACTCGGGATGTATTAAAGGCATGGCTAAGCAACCGGGAGAGGTACCAACCCCCAATCTTGATCTGA
- a CDS encoding GNAT family N-acetyltransferase, with the protein MLTYSIRPINEEDVPFLWEMLFESLHVRDGQEPFGREVIREPSLAKYVEGWGREGDLGYIAVNSEGQSIGSITSRFYKEQNQGFGFIRHDIPELGMAIIPEYRGKGIGTALLSRLFEELALAGIKQVSLSVDPTNRTAVKLYRRFGFVEACMVDTSITMVAYVNG; encoded by the coding sequence ATGCTTACATATTCAATCAGACCCATTAATGAAGAAGATGTGCCCTTTCTATGGGAGATGCTGTTTGAGTCGCTGCATGTTCGAGATGGCCAAGAGCCCTTCGGCAGAGAGGTGATACGAGAACCGTCCTTGGCTAAGTATGTTGAAGGCTGGGGGAGAGAAGGGGATCTCGGCTATATTGCCGTCAATAGCGAGGGTCAATCGATCGGTTCAATAACTAGCCGATTTTACAAGGAGCAGAATCAAGGATTTGGATTCATCCGTCATGATATACCCGAACTGGGCATGGCCATTATACCGGAATATAGAGGCAAGGGAATCGGGACCGCTTTATTAAGCAGACTTTTCGAGGAGCTGGCGCTAGCAGGAATCAAGCAGGTATCATTGAGTGTTGATCCAACGAATCGGACAGCCGTAAAATTATATCGACGGTTCGGGTTCGTCGAAGCCTGTATGGTGGATACATCCATTACGATGGTCGCATACGTGAATGGTTAG
- a CDS encoding nucleotidyltransferase domain-containing protein: MTIDLSFITSVKHRGILENLLAAILADHDIIGMMVIGSHARGDALPESDLDLMLFLREGRSREFQAVTIDHILVEYKYADLNKAKSRLETNPMEVYAYLDGQVLFDSDQIIETLMGEAAARFVNYRMDERERKAIHHWLSSAKIKIQAAVQSRDGLKASFVTASTSYKILEGLWTVCKKPLPPAGSIIAHLDDLKDDVPGIRTLFQLLFTGTPDERADTAIEMIEWIDSRILID, encoded by the coding sequence ATGACAATCGATCTTTCTTTTATAACAAGCGTGAAACATCGGGGTATTCTGGAGAATCTCCTTGCAGCCATACTTGCCGATCACGATATCATTGGCATGATGGTTATCGGCTCTCATGCACGCGGGGATGCACTTCCGGAATCGGATCTGGATCTAATGTTGTTTTTGAGAGAGGGCAGGTCTAGGGAATTCCAAGCCGTTACCATCGATCATATCCTGGTCGAATACAAGTATGCAGATCTGAACAAAGCCAAGAGCCGGCTTGAAACGAATCCGATGGAAGTATATGCATACCTGGACGGGCAAGTATTGTTCGATTCGGACCAGATCATCGAAACCTTGATGGGCGAGGCAGCAGCAAGATTCGTTAACTATCGTATGGATGAACGGGAAAGAAAGGCCATCCATCACTGGCTAAGTTCGGCGAAGATCAAGATACAGGCGGCCGTTCAATCAAGAGACGGCTTGAAGGCTTCATTCGTAACGGCATCGACTTCATATAAGATCCTGGAAGGATTATGGACCGTATGCAAGAAGCCGCTGCCGCCAGCAGGCTCCATCATCGCCCATTTGGACGATTTGAAGGACGACGTGCCCGGCATCCGGACTTTATTTCAGTTATTATTTACAGGAACTCCAGATGAACGGGCAGATACGGCAATCGAGATGATCGAATGGATCGACAGCAGGATTTTAATAGACTGA
- a CDS encoding GNAT family N-acetyltransferase, producing MNIRLANPSDSGGIARAHVDSWKTAYKGIISDRYLDNLSYEGRAKNWKWVFDHPQPDEVIFVAEERGAIVGFINGGKSRESALDYDAELYALYLVRDAQGKGYGKLLYNSLVEHIKKSRYQSMMVWVLERNPSMAFYQKLGGQFVGRKEIRIGDDVLFEAALGWKELG from the coding sequence TTGAATATTCGATTAGCCAATCCAAGTGACAGCGGCGGAATAGCGCGAGCGCATGTGGACAGCTGGAAAACCGCCTATAAAGGGATCATTTCCGACCGATACCTGGATAACCTTTCGTACGAAGGCCGGGCAAAGAATTGGAAATGGGTGTTTGATCATCCGCAACCGGACGAAGTGATCTTCGTGGCTGAAGAACGGGGAGCCATCGTCGGTTTTATAAATGGCGGCAAGAGCAGAGAGTCCGCACTGGACTATGACGCCGAGCTCTACGCTCTATATTTAGTGAGAGATGCACAGGGAAAAGGATATGGAAAGCTGCTCTATAACAGCTTAGTCGAGCACATAAAAAAATCTCGTTATCAGTCGATGATGGTGTGGGTGCTGGAGCGCAATCCTTCCATGGCATTCTATCAAAAGCTTGGGGGACAGTTTGTCGGGCGCAAAGAGATCCGAATTGGTGATGACGTATTGTTCGAAGCGGCTCTTGGTTGGAAGGAGCTTGGATAG
- a CDS encoding AAA family ATPase, whose product MKIVIEGPSAVGKTKLCRSIEAEFAAYTVQETIVEPIPGCSPAEEAIHYLNQEVHRWQISEEMERKHPLVLLDTDPFKSLWFNKAFGYMNCMGLQELDIFFGPLVAAGELRFPDLYILLDADEHELQRRKEQDSHRERHEFEWVSLANEMRRRYYRQINHLLPGSVWFIHAIDADATVREVCRRIPILKPGKLSYDNYASMIRWLAVHN is encoded by the coding sequence ATGAAAATCGTCATTGAAGGCCCCAGCGCAGTCGGTAAAACCAAGCTATGTCGATCCATTGAAGCTGAGTTCGCAGCATATACGGTGCAAGAAACGATCGTTGAACCGATACCGGGTTGTTCACCCGCGGAAGAAGCGATCCATTACCTAAATCAAGAAGTCCATCGATGGCAAATCTCTGAGGAGATGGAGCGGAAGCATCCATTGGTTCTGCTCGATACCGATCCATTCAAGTCCTTATGGTTTAATAAGGCATTTGGTTATATGAATTGTATGGGGCTGCAAGAGCTGGACATTTTTTTCGGACCCCTTGTTGCTGCGGGCGAACTTCGTTTCCCCGACCTATATATTCTCTTGGATGCGGACGAGCATGAATTACAACGGCGCAAAGAACAAGACTCCCATAGAGAAAGGCATGAATTCGAATGGGTTTCTCTTGCGAATGAAATGAGACGCCGCTATTACAGGCAAATCAATCATTTGCTTCCGGGGAGCGTCTGGTTCATTCATGCCATAGATGCGGATGCGACCGTACGGGAAGTGTGCCGCCGCATTCCGATTCTGAAACCCGGCAAATTAAGTTACGATAACTATGCTTCCATGATTCGATGGTTAGCAGTGCATAATTAA
- a CDS encoding GNAT family N-acetyltransferase, whose product MSTSKPISRSTHEESSYVRNKLIEFNARHVPDDLQNNYQEINLVMKNEQDEIVGGLNSVFCWDWIEVDILWVDESYRGRDYGTRLLKEIEEIAKDKKCTFIKLNTFSFQAPDFYKKQGYRIIGLIEDAPRGHTHYYFKKEI is encoded by the coding sequence ATGTCGACAAGTAAACCTATTAGCAGAAGTACTCATGAAGAAAGCAGTTATGTAAGAAACAAGTTGATTGAATTCAATGCCAGGCATGTACCGGATGATTTGCAGAATAACTATCAAGAAATCAATCTCGTCATGAAGAATGAACAGGATGAAATCGTGGGCGGTCTGAACAGCGTGTTTTGCTGGGACTGGATCGAAGTAGACATATTGTGGGTCGATGAATCGTACAGAGGCAGGGATTATGGCACCAGGCTCTTGAAGGAGATCGAAGAGATCGCCAAAGACAAGAAATGCACATTCATCAAATTGAATACATTCAGTTTCCAAGCGCCGGATTTTTATAAAAAACAGGGGTATCGGATCATCGGCCTCATTGAGGATGCCCCGAGAGGACATACACACTATTACTTCAAGAAGGAGATCTAA
- a CDS encoding MazG nucleotide pyrophosphohydrolase domain-containing protein: MIKPGFNLAELQQYIKNKDYRPDQGMNYFYKLVEEVGELSEVLRKNRRMTEEGNIKGTIEEELYDVLYYVVAIANIHGINLEETVFMKEKINQVKWNQT; this comes from the coding sequence ATGATAAAGCCGGGATTCAATCTTGCAGAGCTTCAGCAGTATATTAAGAATAAGGATTACCGTCCGGATCAAGGAATGAATTATTTCTATAAGCTGGTCGAAGAAGTCGGCGAACTGTCCGAGGTATTAAGAAAGAATAGACGCATGACGGAGGAGGGGAATATTAAAGGCACAATAGAAGAAGAGTTATACGATGTGTTGTATTACGTTGTCGCTATTGCCAATATTCATGGGATAAATCTGGAAGAAACCGTATTCATGAAAGAAAAAATAAATCAGGTGAAATGGAATCAGACATAA
- a CDS encoding GNAT family N-acetyltransferase, with product MHRNVMLIKPTISLQQQYFSFYREWKASGEPMVPWVISKDPSDFEGMILALAENEKGDNLPEGWVRDSTYWLISEDKDVIGAVNIRHQLNEKLLYSGGHIGYGIRPSERRRGYATELLRLSLAKAKELGIHKALVVCDAANVASERTIRNNGGIPDTDYIEEDGNVIKRFWLDT from the coding sequence ATGCACAGAAACGTAATGCTTATTAAACCGACGATCAGCCTGCAGCAGCAATATTTTTCGTTCTATCGGGAATGGAAAGCAAGCGGTGAGCCTATGGTGCCTTGGGTGATCAGCAAGGATCCATCCGACTTCGAAGGCATGATTCTAGCTCTGGCGGAAAATGAGAAAGGCGACAATCTGCCCGAGGGCTGGGTACGTGATTCTACATATTGGCTCATTTCGGAAGACAAGGATGTTATCGGGGCTGTTAATATCAGACATCAATTAAACGAGAAGCTTCTATACAGCGGCGGGCATATCGGCTACGGGATCCGCCCTTCCGAACGAAGAAGAGGGTATGCCACGGAATTGCTGCGCTTATCGCTGGCAAAAGCCAAGGAATTAGGAATTCATAAAGCGCTTGTGGTATGCGATGCAGCGAACGTCGCTTCAGAAAGAACGATTCGGAATAACGGCGGAATACCGGATACGGATTATATTGAAGAAGATGGCAATGTAATCAAAAGATTTTGGTTGGATACTTAG